The proteins below come from a single Mycolicibacterium sp. TY81 genomic window:
- a CDS encoding glycoside hydrolase family 65 protein, producing the protein MITQESFPVEPWQVRESQLDLDLLAQSESVFALSNGHIGFRGNLDEGEPHGLPGTYLNSFYETRPLPYAESGFGYPQGGETIVDVTNGKIIRLLVDDEPFDVRYGELIDHERILDLRAGTLSRTVHWRSPAGKQVRVKSTRLVSLAQRSVAAIEYTVEAIDEFARVTVQSELVANEDQPKTSSDPRVAAALANPLQAIHHEHNQHSGLLIHQTKRSGLMMAAAMDHEIEVPGRVEVTTDARPDLARTTVICGLRPGQQLRIVKYLAYGWSSLRSRPALRDQVAGALAGAHYSGWQGLLDLQRDYLDDFWDSADVEVDGDPDCQQAVRFGLFHVLQASARAECRGIAGKGLTGTGYDGHAFWDTEGFVLPVLTYTKPHTVADALRWRASTLELAKSRAAELGLRGASFPWRTISGPECSAYWPAGTAAWHVNADIAMAFERYRNATGDQSLEVDCGLTVLVETARLWMSLGHHDRHGVWHLDGVTGPDEYTAMVRDNVFTNLMAAHNLRVAADACTRHPDNAYAMGVTNEETAAWRDAAAAAHIPYDEELAVHPQCEGFTTFAEWKFTPDTAYPLFLNHPYVRLYPAQVIKQADLVLAMQWQGHAFTAQQKAHNVDYYERRTVRDSSLSACTQAVMCAEVGHLELAHDYAYEAALIDLRDLHHNTRDGLHMASLAGAWIALVAGFGGLRDDEGFLALDPQLPDSLSRLRFRLRWREFRVTVDATHSEVTYTLRDGPDSTLVIRHAGDELTLSTREPTVVDVKPRPSILPPPPQPPGRAPTHRRFNSA; encoded by the coding sequence ATGATCACCCAGGAATCATTTCCGGTCGAACCCTGGCAGGTGCGCGAGTCGCAGCTGGACCTGGACCTGTTGGCGCAGTCGGAGTCGGTGTTCGCGTTGTCCAACGGGCACATCGGCTTTCGCGGCAATCTCGATGAAGGGGAACCGCACGGCCTGCCCGGCACCTATCTCAACTCGTTCTACGAGACCCGGCCATTGCCTTATGCCGAAAGTGGATTCGGCTACCCCCAGGGTGGCGAGACCATCGTCGACGTCACCAACGGCAAGATCATCCGCCTGCTGGTCGACGACGAGCCCTTCGACGTCCGGTACGGCGAACTCATCGACCACGAGAGAATTCTGGATCTGCGCGCCGGAACCCTTTCGCGCACAGTGCACTGGCGGTCACCGGCGGGAAAGCAGGTGCGGGTCAAGTCGACTCGGCTGGTCTCACTGGCCCAGCGGAGCGTCGCGGCCATCGAGTACACCGTCGAGGCCATCGATGAATTCGCCCGTGTCACAGTGCAATCGGAGTTGGTCGCCAATGAGGATCAGCCGAAAACCTCATCGGATCCGCGCGTTGCGGCGGCCCTCGCCAATCCGCTGCAGGCGATCCACCACGAACACAACCAACACAGCGGGCTGCTGATCCACCAGACCAAGCGCAGTGGCCTGATGATGGCCGCCGCGATGGACCACGAGATCGAGGTCCCGGGCCGCGTGGAGGTGACCACCGACGCCCGCCCAGATCTGGCGCGCACCACCGTGATCTGCGGGCTGCGCCCGGGCCAGCAACTGCGCATCGTGAAGTATCTGGCCTACGGCTGGTCGAGCCTGAGGTCCCGGCCCGCGCTGCGCGACCAGGTCGCCGGCGCGCTGGCCGGCGCGCACTACAGCGGCTGGCAGGGGCTGCTGGACCTGCAGCGCGACTATCTCGACGACTTCTGGGACAGTGCCGACGTCGAGGTCGACGGTGACCCGGACTGCCAGCAGGCCGTGCGGTTCGGGCTGTTCCACGTGCTGCAGGCCAGCGCCCGCGCGGAATGCCGCGGCATCGCCGGCAAGGGGCTGACCGGAACCGGCTACGACGGTCACGCCTTCTGGGACACCGAGGGTTTCGTCCTCCCCGTGCTGACCTACACGAAACCGCATACCGTCGCAGACGCCCTGAGGTGGCGCGCCTCTACGCTGGAATTGGCGAAAAGCCGTGCGGCCGAACTGGGTTTGCGGGGCGCGAGCTTCCCGTGGCGCACCATATCCGGACCCGAATGCTCGGCGTACTGGCCGGCCGGCACCGCGGCGTGGCACGTCAACGCCGACATCGCGATGGCGTTCGAGCGCTACCGCAACGCCACCGGCGACCAATCCCTGGAAGTCGACTGCGGCCTGACCGTACTGGTGGAGACGGCGCGGTTGTGGATGTCGTTGGGACACCACGACCGGCACGGTGTCTGGCACCTCGACGGCGTCACCGGTCCCGACGAGTACACCGCAATGGTGCGTGACAACGTCTTCACCAATCTGATGGCGGCACACAACCTGCGCGTCGCCGCCGACGCGTGTACGCGGCACCCCGACAACGCCTATGCCATGGGCGTGACCAACGAGGAGACAGCCGCGTGGCGTGATGCCGCGGCCGCTGCGCACATCCCGTACGACGAGGAGCTCGCGGTGCACCCGCAGTGCGAGGGCTTCACCACCTTTGCGGAATGGAAGTTCACGCCCGACACCGCCTATCCCCTGTTTCTGAACCACCCATACGTGCGGCTGTATCCGGCGCAGGTGATCAAGCAGGCCGACCTGGTGCTGGCCATGCAGTGGCAGGGCCACGCCTTCACCGCCCAGCAGAAGGCACACAACGTCGACTACTACGAGCGGCGCACGGTCCGGGACTCGTCGCTGTCGGCGTGCACGCAGGCGGTGATGTGCGCCGAGGTCGGTCACCTCGAACTGGCGCACGACTATGCCTACGAAGCGGCCTTGATCGACCTACGCGATCTGCACCACAACACCCGCGACGGACTGCACATGGCGTCCCTCGCGGGTGCCTGGATCGCTCTGGTCGCCGGTTTCGGTGGTCTACGCGACGACGAAGGCTTCCTCGCACTCGACCCGCAGCTGCCGGACAGTCTGTCCCGGCTCCGATTTCGGTTGCGGTGGCGGGAATTTCGGGTCACCGTCGATGCGACGCACAGCGAGGTGACGTACACCCTGCGCGACGGACCCGACTCCACCCTGGTGATCCGGCACGCCGGCGACGAACTGACGCTGAGTACCCGCGAGCCGACCGTCGTCGACGTCAAACCGCGGCCGTCGATACTTCCCCCGCCGCCGCAACCACCGGGCCGCGCGCCCACACACCGGCGGTTCAACTCGGCCTGA
- a CDS encoding beta-phosphoglucomutase family hydrolase → MLGLPKAVHACLFDLDGVLTDTASVHKKAWKAMFDDYLRQRAERDGEPFVAFDSHDDYLQYVDGKPRQDGVRSFLRSRGIDLPDGNPDDPPDAETVAGLGNRKNEMFQKVLHDDGIEAFSGSRRYLEAVAAAGLGIAVVSSSANTRQVLDVTGLSHFVQQRVDGLTLRDEHIAGKPAPDSFLRAAQLLGVEPAAAAVFEDALAGVAAGRNGHFGYVVGVDRADQAAQLRDSGADVVVSDLAELL, encoded by the coding sequence ATGCTGGGTCTCCCCAAAGCCGTGCACGCCTGCCTGTTCGACCTCGACGGCGTCCTGACCGACACCGCGAGCGTGCACAAGAAGGCCTGGAAGGCGATGTTCGACGACTATCTGCGGCAACGCGCCGAACGTGACGGCGAACCGTTCGTCGCGTTCGACAGCCACGACGACTACCTGCAGTACGTGGACGGCAAGCCGCGCCAGGACGGCGTCCGCTCGTTTCTGCGCAGCCGTGGCATCGACCTCCCCGACGGCAACCCGGACGACCCGCCGGACGCCGAGACCGTCGCCGGCCTGGGCAACCGCAAGAACGAGATGTTCCAGAAGGTGCTGCACGACGACGGCATCGAAGCGTTCAGCGGGTCCCGGCGATACCTGGAGGCCGTCGCCGCCGCCGGGCTCGGCATCGCGGTCGTGTCGTCGAGCGCCAACACCCGTCAGGTACTCGACGTCACCGGGTTGTCCCACTTCGTCCAGCAGCGGGTCGACGGCCTGACGCTGCGGGACGAGCACATCGCGGGCAAACCGGCACCGGATTCATTCCTGCGGGCGGCGCAATTGCTGGGTGTCGAACCGGCGGCGGCCGCCGTCTTCGAAGACGCGTTGGCAGGTGTCGCGGCGGGCCGAAACGGCCACTTCGGATACGTCGTCGGCGTCGACAGGGCCGATCAGGCCGCGCAGCTACGCGACAGCGGCGCCGACGTCGTCGTCAGTGACCTGGCCGAGCTGCTGTAG
- a CDS encoding GuaB3 family IMP dehydrogenase-related protein, producing MRDMVEIGMGRTARRTYELDDINIVPSRRTRSSQDVSTAWQLDAYRFEIPVLAHPTDSLVSPEFAIEMGRLGGLGVLNGEGLIGRHRDVVDKLAQVVELAAKEDDPSAAVRLLQQLHAAPLDPELLGAAVARVREAGVTTAVRVSPQNAQALTPTLVAAGIDLLVIQGTIISAERVAQDGEPLNLKTFISELDVPVVAGGVQDHRTALHLMRTGAAGVIVGYGSTYGATTSDEVLGISVPMATAIADAAAARREYLDETGGRYVHVLADGDIHTSGDLAKAIACGADAVVLGTPLAAAAEAPGDGWFWPAAAAHPSLPRGALLQVALGERPSLDQVLNGPSDDPFGSVNLVGGLRRSMAKAGYCDLKEFQKVGLTVGS from the coding sequence ATGCGTGACATGGTTGAAATCGGCATGGGCCGGACCGCTCGTCGTACCTACGAACTCGACGACATCAACATCGTGCCGTCTCGGCGCACCCGCTCCAGCCAGGACGTTTCCACGGCCTGGCAGCTGGACGCCTACCGGTTCGAGATTCCGGTCCTGGCGCACCCGACCGACTCGTTGGTGTCGCCCGAGTTCGCCATCGAAATGGGCCGCCTCGGCGGCCTCGGTGTGCTCAACGGTGAGGGCCTGATCGGCCGGCACCGCGATGTCGTGGACAAGCTCGCCCAGGTGGTCGAGCTCGCGGCCAAGGAAGACGATCCGTCGGCGGCGGTCCGGCTGCTGCAGCAGCTTCACGCGGCGCCGCTGGATCCGGAGCTGCTCGGCGCCGCCGTCGCGCGCGTGCGTGAGGCCGGCGTCACCACCGCGGTGCGCGTCAGCCCGCAGAACGCCCAGGCCCTGACACCGACGCTGGTTGCGGCCGGGATCGACCTGCTGGTCATCCAGGGCACCATCATCTCGGCCGAGCGGGTGGCGCAGGACGGTGAACCGCTCAACCTGAAGACCTTCATCTCCGAGCTGGACGTGCCGGTGGTCGCCGGCGGCGTGCAGGATCACCGCACCGCGCTGCACCTCATGCGTACCGGCGCGGCCGGCGTCATCGTCGGCTACGGCTCCACCTACGGCGCCACCACCAGCGACGAGGTCCTGGGCATCAGCGTGCCGATGGCCACCGCGATCGCCGACGCCGCCGCCGCGCGGCGCGAATACCTCGACGAGACCGGCGGCCGCTACGTGCACGTGCTGGCCGACGGTGACATCCACACCTCGGGCGACCTGGCCAAGGCCATCGCGTGCGGCGCCGACGCGGTGGTGCTGGGCACCCCCTTGGCCGCTGCGGCAGAGGCGCCTGGTGACGGCTGGTTCTGGCCGGCCGCCGCGGCGCACCCGTCGTTGCCGCGCGGCGCGCTGCTGCAGGTCGCGCTGGGTGAGCGGCCGTCGCTCGATCAGGTTCTCAACGGCCCGTCCGACGATCCGTTCGGTTCGGTCAACCTGGTCGGTGGTCTGCGCCGGTCGATGGCCAAGGCCGGGTACTGCGACCTCAAGGAGTTCCAGAAGGTCGGCCTCACCGTCGGTTCCTAG
- a CDS encoding sigma-70 family RNA polymerase sigma factor, giving the protein MTFSGDGLDAVVADAVAGNRDALRKVLETIRPIVVRYCRARFGVGERQGVSADDVAQEVCLAVITALPRYKDQGRPFLAFVYGIAAHKVADAHRAAGRNRAEATDDLPDRPSTELGPEQLAIDADSAARMNRLLSVLPEKQREILILRVVVGMSAEETAEAVGSTAGAVRVAQHRALARLKTEIGSTERGHA; this is encoded by the coding sequence ATGACATTTTCGGGAGATGGTCTCGATGCTGTCGTTGCTGATGCAGTTGCCGGCAATCGCGACGCGCTCCGCAAGGTGCTGGAAACCATCCGCCCGATCGTCGTTCGGTACTGCCGTGCGCGCTTCGGGGTCGGCGAGCGACAGGGTGTTTCCGCAGACGATGTGGCTCAGGAGGTGTGTTTAGCTGTGATCACGGCGCTGCCGCGGTACAAGGACCAGGGACGGCCGTTCCTGGCTTTCGTGTACGGCATTGCCGCTCACAAGGTTGCTGACGCGCATCGTGCCGCCGGCCGCAATCGCGCTGAAGCCACCGACGATCTGCCGGACCGCCCCTCGACCGAGCTGGGCCCGGAACAGTTGGCCATCGACGCCGACTCGGCGGCCCGAATGAACCGCTTGCTGTCCGTGTTGCCCGAGAAGCAGCGCGAAATCCTGATCCTGCGCGTCGTCGTCGGCATGAGTGCCGAGGAGACCGCGGAGGCCGTCGGCAGCACCGCCGGCGCGGTCCGCGTCGCGCAGCACCGTGCGTTGGCGCGGTTGAAGACCGAGATCGGTTCGACGGAGCGCGGCCATGCCTGA
- a CDS encoding DUF5319 domain-containing protein, producing the protein MRDHLPPGLPPDPFADDPMDPSAVLDALEPGQPLDPQERMAVEADLADLAVYETLLAHKGIRGLVVCCDECQQDHYHDWDMLRANLLQLLVDGTVRPHEPAYDPEPDAYVTWDYCRGYADASLNEATSEHDGYR; encoded by the coding sequence GTGCGTGACCACCTGCCGCCGGGCTTGCCGCCCGACCCGTTCGCCGACGATCCCATGGACCCGTCGGCCGTTCTGGATGCGCTGGAGCCCGGACAACCCCTGGACCCGCAGGAACGCATGGCTGTCGAAGCCGATCTCGCCGATCTGGCAGTGTACGAAACACTGTTGGCGCACAAGGGCATTCGCGGCCTCGTCGTCTGTTGCGACGAATGTCAGCAAGACCATTACCACGACTGGGACATGCTCCGGGCGAACCTGCTGCAGCTGCTGGTCGACGGCACCGTCCGTCCGCACGAGCCGGCCTACGACCCCGAGCCTGATGCCTACGTGACGTGGGACTACTGCCGCGGGTATGCCGATGCGTCGCTCAACGAGGCGACCTCCGAGCACGACGGCTACCGCTGA
- the guaB gene encoding IMP dehydrogenase — protein sequence MSIAESSVPISVPVPTGGDDPTKVAMLGLTFDDVLLLPAASDIIPATADTSSQLTRNIRLRVPLVSSAMDTVTESRMAIAMARAGGMGVLHRNLPLSEQAAQVETVKRSEAGMVTDPVTCSPSNTLAEVDAMCARFRISGLPVVDTAGQLVGIITNRDMRFEVDQDKAVAEVMTKAPLITAQEGVSAEAALGLLRRHKIEKLPIVDGHGKLTGLITVKDFVKTEQFPLATKDSDGRLLVGAAVGVGDDAWTRAMTLADAGVDVLIVDTAHAHNRGVLDMVARLKKAVGEKIEVVGGNVATRSAAAALCEAGADAVKVGVGPGSICTTRVIAGVGAPQITAILEATAACRPYGVPVIADGGLQYSGDIAKALAAGASTAMLGSLLAGTAESPGELIFVNGKQFKSYRGMGSLGAMQGRGQGKSYSKDRYFQDDVLSEDKLVPEGIEGRVPFRGPLSTVIHQLTGGLRAAMGYTGSATIEQLQQAQFVQITAAGLKESHPHDITMTVEAPNYSSR from the coding sequence ATGTCGATCGCTGAAAGCAGCGTTCCCATCTCCGTTCCGGTGCCGACCGGAGGTGACGATCCGACCAAGGTCGCGATGCTCGGGCTGACCTTCGACGACGTTCTGCTGCTGCCCGCGGCGTCCGACATCATCCCGGCCACCGCCGATACGTCGAGCCAGTTGACGCGCAACATCCGGCTGCGGGTGCCGCTGGTCAGCTCGGCCATGGACACCGTGACCGAGTCGCGGATGGCCATCGCGATGGCCCGCGCCGGCGGCATGGGCGTGCTGCACCGCAACCTGCCGCTCAGCGAGCAGGCCGCGCAGGTCGAGACCGTCAAGCGGTCCGAGGCCGGCATGGTCACCGACCCGGTCACCTGCTCGCCGAGCAACACGCTGGCCGAGGTCGACGCCATGTGCGCCCGGTTCCGCATCTCGGGCCTGCCTGTCGTGGACACGGCCGGGCAGCTCGTCGGCATCATCACCAACCGCGACATGCGCTTCGAGGTCGACCAGGACAAGGCCGTCGCCGAGGTCATGACCAAGGCGCCGCTGATCACCGCCCAGGAGGGCGTCTCGGCCGAGGCCGCGCTGGGCCTGCTGCGCCGGCACAAGATCGAGAAGCTCCCCATCGTCGACGGCCACGGCAAGCTGACCGGGCTGATCACCGTCAAGGACTTCGTCAAGACCGAGCAGTTCCCGCTGGCCACCAAGGACAGCGACGGGCGTCTCCTGGTCGGTGCCGCTGTCGGTGTCGGTGACGACGCCTGGACCCGCGCCATGACGCTGGCCGATGCGGGTGTCGACGTGCTGATCGTCGACACCGCGCACGCCCACAACCGCGGTGTGCTGGACATGGTCGCTCGCCTCAAGAAGGCCGTCGGCGAGAAGATCGAGGTCGTGGGCGGAAACGTCGCCACCCGGTCCGCCGCCGCCGCGTTGTGCGAGGCCGGCGCGGACGCCGTCAAGGTGGGCGTCGGGCCCGGCTCCATCTGCACCACCCGCGTGATCGCCGGTGTCGGCGCCCCGCAGATCACCGCGATCCTCGAGGCGACCGCCGCGTGCCGCCCCTACGGCGTCCCGGTCATCGCCGACGGCGGTCTGCAGTACTCCGGCGACATCGCCAAGGCGCTGGCCGCCGGTGCCTCGACGGCCATGCTCGGTTCGCTGCTGGCCGGTACCGCCGAATCGCCGGGCGAGCTGATCTTCGTCAACGGCAAGCAGTTCAAGAGCTACCGCGGCATGGGATCGCTCGGCGCCATGCAGGGTCGTGGGCAGGGCAAGTCCTACTCCAAGGACCGCTACTTCCAGGACGACGTGCTGTCCGAGGACAAGCTGGTGCCCGAGGGCATCGAGGGCCGGGTGCCGTTCCGCGGCCCGCTGTCCACCGTCATTCACCAGCTCACCGGCGGTCTGCGGGCCGCCATGGGCTACACCGGTTCGGCCACCATCGAACAACTGCAGCAGGCGCAGTTCGTGCAGATCACCGCGGCCGGCTTGAAGGAAAGCCACCCGCACGACATCACGATGACCGTCGAAGCACCGAACTATTCGTCGCGCTAA
- a CDS encoding GMC family oxidoreductase, translating into MEPDYDVLIIGSGFGGSVSALRLTEKGYRVGVLEAGPRYSDADFAKTSWDLRKFLWAPKFGMYGIQRIHLLRNVMILAGAGVGGGSLNYANTLYIPPDPFFNDPQWKNITDWRAELMPHYEQAQRMLGVVKNPTFTDADKIIKEVAEDMGCADTFVATPVGVFFGPDGEKTPGKTVPDPYFGGAGPARTGCIECGECMTGCRHGAKNTLVKNYLGLAEKAGAQVHPLTTVTSFQQRGDGLWEVATRRTNGRVRRGKRTFTAKYLIVAAGTYNTQKLLFKVRDTGKLTKLSDKLGVLTRTNSESIVGAQTREVPTDMDLTHGVAITSSIHPTPDTHIEPVRYGKGSNAMGMLQTLMTDGAGPQGTDVPRWKQFLNQAGEDPRELIRLLNPQRWSERTVIALVMQHLDNSITTFTKRGPGGIRIMSSKQGHGEPNPTWIPVGNEATRRMAEKVGGIAGGTWGELFNIPLTAHFLGGAAIGDSAQTGVIDPYHRVYNYPTLFVTDGAAISANLGVNPSLSIAAQAERAASLWPNKGQDDARPAQGEPYRRIEPIAPDRPVVPADAPGALRRLPITPV; encoded by the coding sequence ATGGAGCCTGACTACGACGTCTTGATCATCGGCTCGGGTTTCGGAGGCAGCGTCAGCGCTCTCCGGCTCACCGAGAAGGGTTACCGCGTTGGAGTGTTGGAAGCCGGCCCCCGGTATTCCGACGCCGACTTCGCAAAGACTTCATGGGACCTACGAAAGTTCTTGTGGGCACCCAAGTTCGGCATGTACGGCATCCAGCGGATCCACCTGCTCCGCAACGTGATGATCCTGGCCGGCGCGGGTGTCGGCGGTGGTTCGTTGAACTACGCCAACACCCTCTACATCCCTCCGGACCCGTTCTTCAACGATCCGCAGTGGAAGAACATCACCGACTGGCGCGCCGAACTGATGCCGCACTACGAGCAGGCGCAGCGCATGCTCGGTGTGGTCAAGAACCCGACGTTCACCGACGCCGACAAGATCATCAAAGAGGTCGCCGAGGACATGGGCTGCGCCGACACCTTCGTCGCGACGCCCGTCGGGGTGTTCTTCGGACCGGACGGCGAGAAGACCCCGGGCAAGACCGTGCCCGACCCGTACTTCGGCGGGGCCGGCCCGGCCCGCACCGGTTGCATCGAGTGCGGTGAGTGCATGACCGGCTGCCGCCACGGCGCCAAGAACACCTTGGTGAAGAACTACCTCGGCCTGGCGGAAAAGGCTGGGGCGCAAGTACATCCGCTGACCACCGTCACCAGCTTCCAGCAGCGCGGCGACGGGCTGTGGGAGGTGGCGACCCGCCGGACCAACGGCCGGGTGCGCCGCGGCAAGCGGACCTTCACCGCCAAGTACCTCATCGTCGCGGCCGGTACGTACAACACCCAGAAGCTGCTGTTCAAGGTGCGCGACACCGGCAAGCTGACCAAGCTGTCGGACAAGCTGGGCGTGCTGACCCGCACCAACTCCGAGTCCATCGTGGGTGCCCAGACCCGCGAAGTGCCCACGGACATGGATCTGACGCACGGTGTGGCCATCACGTCGTCGATCCACCCGACCCCGGACACCCACATCGAACCGGTGCGGTACGGCAAGGGCTCCAACGCCATGGGCATGCTGCAGACGCTGATGACGGACGGCGCCGGCCCGCAGGGCACCGACGTGCCGCGGTGGAAGCAGTTCCTCAACCAGGCCGGTGAGGACCCGCGTGAGCTGATCCGCCTGCTCAACCCGCAGCGGTGGAGCGAGCGCACCGTGATCGCACTGGTCATGCAGCACCTCGACAACTCGATCACCACGTTCACCAAGCGTGGGCCCGGTGGTATCCGGATCATGTCGTCCAAGCAGGGCCACGGCGAGCCCAACCCGACCTGGATCCCGGTCGGCAACGAGGCGACCCGACGGATGGCCGAGAAGGTCGGCGGTATCGCCGGCGGCACCTGGGGCGAGCTGTTCAACATCCCGCTGACCGCCCACTTCCTGGGCGGTGCGGCGATCGGTGACAGCGCCCAGACGGGCGTCATCGACCCCTATCACCGCGTCTACAACTACCCGACGCTGTTCGTCACCGACGGTGCCGCGATCTCGGCGAATCTCGGTGTGAATCCGTCACTTTCGATCGCAGCGCAGGCCGAACGAGCGGCGTCATTGTGGCCGAACAAGGGACAGGACGACGCGCGGCCGGCCCAGGGTGAGCCCTACCGCCGGATCGAACCGATCGCACCGGACCGTCCCGTCGTGCCGGCCGACGCCCCGGGCGCGCTGCGCCGGCTGCCGATCACCCCGGTCTAG
- a CDS encoding WhiB family transcriptional regulator, translated as MPQPQQLPGPNADMWDWQMHGVCRGVDSAVFFHPDGERGRARAQREMRAKEMCRACPVITQCRSHALAVGEPYGIWGGLSEGERELLLKRGIRRAS; from the coding sequence ATGCCACAGCCGCAGCAGCTTCCCGGACCCAACGCCGATATGTGGGATTGGCAGATGCACGGCGTTTGCCGTGGCGTCGACTCAGCGGTGTTCTTTCATCCCGATGGCGAGCGCGGCCGGGCTCGGGCCCAGCGCGAAATGCGCGCCAAGGAAATGTGCCGGGCCTGCCCGGTGATCACTCAATGCCGGTCGCACGCCCTGGCCGTCGGCGAACCGTATGGCATCTGGGGCGGGCTCAGCGAAGGCGAGCGCGAACTGTTGCTGAAGCGGGGCATTCGCCGCGCGTCGTAG
- a CDS encoding anti-sigma-D factor RsdA, translated as MPDSGQWSPGGGDPSLNEIRRVDRFFDALAADQHAYSTDSTEAELAFLLADWRDSIREPAVTTPVTARDAVAALQKGLHRKESRTSLTIVGSVAAALLCLGGFGTAIYAAGPDSSLYGLHTAMFGSDKASRDDQVMLAAQTEMQQVQQLIDNGQWQQAQEKLQALSPTVQSVDAPEHKQQLIQQWNALTYKVVEQDPAATLPPPGEPMPVLPSSPLTLLPVPVVETTSSSTSSSSTSTTTSSSTSSTSATSTDASATSTSASTSPSEPTSTSASSSATSPTETTSSPSPSSSTVTSSSVSTATSVPSSATATGTSPATVPSSEPVVTNQPTATATQSATVAPSTVASPTQNPAPAQTVTTVAPTVTVPSVTTPAPTVPAVQPTVAPSTREVQPEPTRERSVVTTTQAPSGSGSGSGSGHGQH; from the coding sequence ATGCCTGACTCCGGACAATGGTCGCCGGGCGGCGGCGACCCCTCGCTCAACGAGATTCGACGCGTCGACCGCTTCTTCGACGCGCTCGCCGCAGACCAACACGCCTACTCGACGGATTCCACGGAAGCCGAGCTGGCGTTCCTGCTCGCCGACTGGCGCGACAGCATCCGCGAACCCGCGGTGACGACGCCCGTCACGGCCCGCGACGCGGTCGCCGCCCTGCAGAAGGGGTTGCACCGCAAGGAATCTCGGACGTCGCTGACCATCGTCGGCTCGGTCGCGGCCGCGCTGCTGTGCCTCGGTGGCTTCGGCACCGCGATCTACGCCGCCGGGCCCGACTCGTCGCTGTACGGCTTGCACACGGCGATGTTCGGCAGCGACAAGGCCAGCCGCGACGACCAGGTGATGCTGGCCGCGCAGACCGAGATGCAGCAAGTGCAGCAGCTGATCGACAACGGCCAGTGGCAGCAGGCGCAGGAGAAGCTCCAGGCGCTGAGCCCGACCGTGCAGAGCGTCGACGCCCCGGAGCACAAGCAGCAGCTGATCCAGCAGTGGAATGCCTTGACCTACAAGGTGGTTGAGCAGGACCCCGCCGCGACGCTGCCGCCGCCGGGCGAGCCGATGCCGGTCCTGCCGTCGTCGCCGCTGACCCTGTTGCCGGTGCCGGTCGTGGAGACGACGTCGTCGTCGACCTCGTCGTCCAGCACGTCGACGACCACATCGTCGTCCACGTCGTCCACGTCGGCCACCTCGACCGACGCGTCCGCGACGTCGACCAGTGCGTCGACCTCGCCCTCGGAGCCGACGAGCACGTCGGCCTCTTCGAGCGCGACGTCGCCGACCGAGACGACCAGTTCTCCGTCGCCGAGCAGCTCGACCGTCACCTCGTCTTCGGTTTCGACGGCCACCTCGGTGCCGTCGAGCGCGACGGCGACGGGGACGTCGCCTGCCACGGTGCCCTCGAGCGAGCCCGTCGTCACCAATCAGCCCACGGCGACGGCCACGCAGTCGGCCACGGTCGCACCGTCGACTGTGGCATCGCCGACGCAGAACCCGGCGCCCGCGCAGACGGTCACCACCGTCGCCCCGACTGTCACAGTGCCCTCGGTGACCACACCTGCACCGACAGTCCCGGCAGTACAGCCCACCGTGGCGCCCTCAACCAGGGAAGTGCAGCCGGAGCCGACGCGCGAGCGGTCAGTCGTGACGACGACGCAGGCACCGTCAGGGTCGGGATCGGGATCCGGATCGGGCCACGGGCAGCACTGA